The following proteins come from a genomic window of Miscanthus floridulus cultivar M001 chromosome 2, ASM1932011v1, whole genome shotgun sequence:
- the LOC136539108 gene encoding F-box/kelch-repeat protein At1g55270-like: MDAASRPPPPHGAGVRVRAPLVESVSCYCRLDTGLKTVVDARKFVPGAKMCMQPEVKQNKRKSRGSRKERSRTQAPLLPGLPDDLAIACLIRVPRVEHPNLRMVSRRWNRLLSGNYFYSLRKKIGVAEEWVYVFKRDREGKISWHAFDPLHQLWKSLPPVPHEYSEALGFGCAVLSGCYLYLFGGKDPLRGSMRRVVFYNARANKWHRAPDMMRKRHFFGSCVINNCLYVAGGECEGIQRTLQSAEVYDPNRNRWACITEMNNGMVPFIGVVYDGKWFLKGLDSHRQVTSEVYLPSSNTWSAIDDEMVTGWRNPSIFFNGRLYSADCRDGCKLRVYDENTGTWTRFMDSKHHLGSSRAFEAAALVSLNGKLCVIRNNMSITLVDVSDPTMSVETGSARMWETVARKVQHRSFVANLWSSIAGRNLKSHIIHCQVLQV; the protein is encoded by the exons ATGGACGCCGCGTCCAGGCCGCCACCGCCTCACGGAGCAGGGGTCCGCGTCCGCGCCCCGCTG GTGGAGTCTGTCTCCTGCTACTGCAGATTAGATACAGGCCTTAAAACTGTTGTTGATGCTAGGAAGTTTGTTCCTGGCGCGAAGATGTGCATGCAACCTGAAGTCAAACAAAACAAGCGCAAGTCAAGGGGCTCAAGAAAGGAAAGGTCCAGGACGCAAGCACCACTTTTACCAGGCCTTCCTGATGATCTTGCTATTGCCTGCCTTATACGAGTTCCTCGAGTTGAACACCCCAATCTCAGGATGGTTTCCAGAAGATGGAACCGCCTTTTGTCTGGGAATTACTTTTACTCCTTGCGGAAGAAAATTGGAGTGGCGGAAGAATGGGTGTATGTCTTTAAAAGGGACCGTGAAGGGAAGATATCCTGGCATGCCTTTGATCCACTACACCAGCTATGGAAGTCACTCCCACCAGTTCCACACGAGTATTCAGAAGCATTGGGCTTTGGGTGTGCTGTTCTGAGTGGTTGCTATCTGTACTTGTTTGGTGGGAAAGATCCTTTGCGGGGTTCTATGAGGCGTGTTGTATTCTACAATGCTCGGGCAAACAAATGGCACCGTGCTCCGGATATGATGAGGAAACGTCACTTCTTTGGTTCTTGTGTAATAAACAATTGTCTCTATGTTGCTGGTGGGGAGTGTGAAGGAATACAGAGGACACTGCAGTCTGCAGAAGTTTATGATCCAAATAGGAACAGATGGGCCTGCATTACTGAGATGAACAATGGGATGGTGCCTTTCATTGGAGTTGTATATGATGGCAAGTGGTTCTTAAAGGGGCTAGATTCCCATCGCCAAGTAACTAGTGAGGTCTACTTACCGTCATCCAATACATGGTCAGCGATTGATGATGAGATGGTTACAGGTTGGCGGAACCCAAGTATTTTCTTCAATGGCCGGCTCTATTCAGCTGACTGCCGCGATGGCTGCAAGCTTAGAGTCTATGATGAGAACACAGGAACATGGACAAGATTCATGGACAGCAAGCACCATTTGGGCAGCTCACGTGCCTTTGAAGCTGCAGCTTTGGTGTCACTAAATGGGAAACTCTGTGTTATCAGGAACAACATGAGCATAACTCTTGTTGATGTCTCAGACCCAACAATGAGTGTTGAGACAGGTAGTGCACGCATGTGGGAAACTGTTGCTCGGAAGGTCCAGCATAGGTCGTTTGTGGCTAATTTATGGTCCAGCATTGCAGGACGGAACTTAAAGAGTCACATTATCCATTGCCAGGTGCTGcaagtttga